The Etheostoma spectabile isolate EspeVRDwgs_2016 chromosome 1, UIUC_Espe_1.0, whole genome shotgun sequence genome has a segment encoding these proteins:
- the LOC116688458 gene encoding COUP transcription factor 2 isoform X1 — protein sequence MAMVAWRNTEGVGDTQGTLSSSVSQVAPLSLPGELTGHMNAASSLEIPPAAAAPPPGAPPPNQSGSSTTSTSNNNNTTSSSSSSSSSMDKQQSQQIECIVCGDKSSGKHYGQFTCEGCKSFFKRSVRRNLSYTCRANRNCPVDQHHRNQCQYCRLKKCLKVGMRREGTGSLRPPVVSIAVQRGRLPTQSYHGQFALTNGDPLQCHSYLSGYISLLLRAEPYPTSRFGSQCLQSNTIMGIENICELAARMLFSAVEWARNIPFFPDLQVTDQVALLRLTWSELFVLNAAQCSMPVHVAPLLAAAGLHASPMSADRVVAFMDHIRVFQEQVEKLKVLHVDSAEYSCIKAIVLFTTDACGLSDVSHVEGLQEKSQCALEEYVRSQYPNQPNRFGKLLLRLPSLRTVSSSVIEQLFFVRLVGKTPIETLIRDMLLSGSSFNWPYMPIQ from the exons ATGGCTATGGTGGCGTGGAGAAACACCGAGGGCGTCGGGGACACCCAGGGGACCCTCTCCTCATCGGTGTCCCAGGTCGCACCTCTGTCTCTGCCTGGGGAGCTGACGGGACACATGAACGCGGCGTCTTCTCTGGAAATACCCCCGGCGGCAGCAGCACCACCCCCGGGCGCACCGCCGCCCAATCAGTCCGGCAGCAGCACCACGAGCACCAGCAACAATAACAAcaccacctcctcttcctcgtcctcctcctcgtccATGGACAAACAGCAGAGCCAGCAGATCGAGTGCATCGTGTGCGGGGATAAATCCAGCGGGAAGCACTACGGACAGTTCACCTGTGAAGGATGTAAGAGCTTCTTTAAACGCAGCGTCAGGAGAAACCTGTCCTACACCTGCAGGGCCAACAGGAACTGTCCCGTTGACCAGCACCACCGCAACCAGTGCCAGTACTGTCGCCTCAAGAAATGCCTCAAAGTGGGCATGAGAAGGGAAGGTACGGGCAGCCTGCGTCCTCCTGTTGTTTCTATCG CTGTCCAGAGAGGCAGACTCCCCACTCAGTCTTACCACGGCCAGTTTGCCCTGACAAACGGAGACCCTCTACAGTGTCACTCCTATCTCTCCGGATACATCTCTCTCCTGCTGCGGGCCGAGCCCTACCCGACCTCCAGGTTTGGCTCTCAGTGCCTGCAGAGCAACACTATCATGGGCATCGAGAACATCTGTGAGCTGGCGGCCCGGATGCTCTTCAGCGCCGTGGAATGGGCCCGCAACATCCCTTTCTTCCCGGACCTGCAGGTGACGGACCAGGTGGCCCTGCTCCGCCTCACCTGGAGCGAACTGTTCGTCCTGAACGCCGCCCAGTGCTCCATGCCCGTCCACGTCGCCCCGCTGTTGGCCGCAGCCGGCCTCCATGCCTCCCCGATGTCCGCGGACCGGGTGGTGGCCTTCATGGACCACATCCGGGTCTTCCAGGAGCAGGTGGAGAAGCTCAAGGTGCTGCACGTGGATTCAGCAGAGTACAGCTGCATCAAGGCCATCGTGCTGTTCACCACAG atGCTTGCGGTCTGTCAGATGTGAGCCATGTGGAGGGTCTGCAGGAGAAATCGCAGTGTGCGTTAGAGGAGTATGTGAGGAGCCAGTACCCCAACCAGCCTAACAGGTTTGGGAAGCTGCTGCTCCGCTTGCCTTCCCTCCGCACCGTCTCTTCCTCGGTCATAGAGCAGCTTTTCTTCGTCCGTCTGGTGGGGAAAACCCCTATAGAAACTCTGATAAGGGACATGCTGCTGTCCGGAAGCAGCTTCAACTGGCCTTACATGCCTATTCAGTAG
- the LOC116688458 gene encoding COUP transcription factor 2 isoform X2, producing MAMVAWRNTEGVGDTQGTLSSSVSQVAPLSLPGELTGHMNAASSLEIPPAAAAPPPGAPPPNQSGSSTTSTSNNNNTTSSSSSSSSSMDKQQSQQIECIVCGDKSSGKHYGQFTCEGCKSFFKRSVRRNLSYTCRANRNCPVDQHHRNQCQYCRLKKCLKVGMRREAVQRGRLPTQSYHGQFALTNGDPLQCHSYLSGYISLLLRAEPYPTSRFGSQCLQSNTIMGIENICELAARMLFSAVEWARNIPFFPDLQVTDQVALLRLTWSELFVLNAAQCSMPVHVAPLLAAAGLHASPMSADRVVAFMDHIRVFQEQVEKLKVLHVDSAEYSCIKAIVLFTTDACGLSDVSHVEGLQEKSQCALEEYVRSQYPNQPNRFGKLLLRLPSLRTVSSSVIEQLFFVRLVGKTPIETLIRDMLLSGSSFNWPYMPIQ from the exons ATGGCTATGGTGGCGTGGAGAAACACCGAGGGCGTCGGGGACACCCAGGGGACCCTCTCCTCATCGGTGTCCCAGGTCGCACCTCTGTCTCTGCCTGGGGAGCTGACGGGACACATGAACGCGGCGTCTTCTCTGGAAATACCCCCGGCGGCAGCAGCACCACCCCCGGGCGCACCGCCGCCCAATCAGTCCGGCAGCAGCACCACGAGCACCAGCAACAATAACAAcaccacctcctcttcctcgtcctcctcctcgtccATGGACAAACAGCAGAGCCAGCAGATCGAGTGCATCGTGTGCGGGGATAAATCCAGCGGGAAGCACTACGGACAGTTCACCTGTGAAGGATGTAAGAGCTTCTTTAAACGCAGCGTCAGGAGAAACCTGTCCTACACCTGCAGGGCCAACAGGAACTGTCCCGTTGACCAGCACCACCGCAACCAGTGCCAGTACTGTCGCCTCAAGAAATGCCTCAAAGTGGGCATGAGAAGGGAAG CTGTCCAGAGAGGCAGACTCCCCACTCAGTCTTACCACGGCCAGTTTGCCCTGACAAACGGAGACCCTCTACAGTGTCACTCCTATCTCTCCGGATACATCTCTCTCCTGCTGCGGGCCGAGCCCTACCCGACCTCCAGGTTTGGCTCTCAGTGCCTGCAGAGCAACACTATCATGGGCATCGAGAACATCTGTGAGCTGGCGGCCCGGATGCTCTTCAGCGCCGTGGAATGGGCCCGCAACATCCCTTTCTTCCCGGACCTGCAGGTGACGGACCAGGTGGCCCTGCTCCGCCTCACCTGGAGCGAACTGTTCGTCCTGAACGCCGCCCAGTGCTCCATGCCCGTCCACGTCGCCCCGCTGTTGGCCGCAGCCGGCCTCCATGCCTCCCCGATGTCCGCGGACCGGGTGGTGGCCTTCATGGACCACATCCGGGTCTTCCAGGAGCAGGTGGAGAAGCTCAAGGTGCTGCACGTGGATTCAGCAGAGTACAGCTGCATCAAGGCCATCGTGCTGTTCACCACAG atGCTTGCGGTCTGTCAGATGTGAGCCATGTGGAGGGTCTGCAGGAGAAATCGCAGTGTGCGTTAGAGGAGTATGTGAGGAGCCAGTACCCCAACCAGCCTAACAGGTTTGGGAAGCTGCTGCTCCGCTTGCCTTCCCTCCGCACCGTCTCTTCCTCGGTCATAGAGCAGCTTTTCTTCGTCCGTCTGGTGGGGAAAACCCCTATAGAAACTCTGATAAGGGACATGCTGCTGTCCGGAAGCAGCTTCAACTGGCCTTACATGCCTATTCAGTAG
- the LOC116692169 gene encoding high choriolytic enzyme 1-like → MLEEWQTGIVVLFFKKGDQRVYAIYRGITLFSLPGLREDPGRQVIVPYTVSNEYTSSEKQLISSALQGFSGSTCIRFVPRSNEYDYITMQNQGGCLSSLAKVGGGQVLSLSRRGCLYYGIVQHEFSHALGFQHEQCRSDRDSYIRIMWENIDPAQAYNFNKQDTNNLNTPYDYGSIMHYDRTAFSINGRDTMVPIPNSNVQIGQRQGLSSWDITRINKLYGC, encoded by the exons ATGCTtgaggagtggcagactgggaTAGTggttcttttctttaaaaagggggaccagagggtgtatGCCAtctacaggggtatcacacttttCAGCCTTCCTG gcctcagggaagacccaggacgcCAGGTAATTGTCCCCTACACCGTGAGCAATGAGTACACCAGCTCAGAGAAGCAGTTGATCAGCAGCGCCTTGCAGGGCTTCAGCGGCAGTACCTGTATCCGCTTCGTCCCCCGTAGCAACGAGTACGACTACATCACCATGCAGAACCAAGGAGGATGTTTATCCTCACTGGCCAAAGTGGGGGGTGGTCAGGTGCTCTCTCTCAGCAGGCGGGGCTGCCTCTACTACGGCATCGTCCAGCACGAGTTCAGCCACGCTCTGGGCTTCCAGCACGAACAGTGCAGAAGCGACCGTGACAGCTACATCAGGATCATGTGGGAAAACATCGACCCTGCTCAGGCCTACAACTTCAACAAGCAGGACACCAACAACCTGAACACGCCCTATGACTACGGCTCCATCATGCACTATGACAGAACAGCCTTCTCCATCAACGGGAGAGACACGATGGTCCCCATCCCCAACTCTAACGTCCAGATCGGCCAGAGGCAGGGCTTGTCCTCCTGGGACATCACAAGGATCAATAAGCTCTATGGCTGCTAA
- the LOC116692676 gene encoding high choriolytic enzyme 1-like, with amino-acid sequence MSPSASLLLLLLLGLSQALPLQEDGGKEEKAPDTIDMTTRILTANNGSNEILLEGDLLVPRTRNAMRCYTQNCFWKKSSSGKVMVPYTVSNEYTSSEKQLISSALQGFDGPTCIRFVPRSNEYDYITVQNQGGCFSSLGKVGGAQVLSLSRQGCLYYGIVQHEFSHALGFQHEQCRSDRDSYIRIVWENIDPAQAYNFNKQDTNNLNTPYDYGSIMHYDRTAFSINGRATMVPIPNSNVQIGQRQGLSSWDITRINKLYGC; translated from the coding sequence ATGAGTCCCTCTgccagcctgctgctgctgctcctgctcGGCCTCTCTCAGGCACTTCCTCTCCAGGAGGATGgaggcaaagaagaaaaagccCCAGACACCATCGACATGACCACCAGGATTCTGACCGCCAACAACGGCAGCAATGAGATCCTGCTGGAAGGAGACCTGCTGGTTCCCAGAACCAGAAACGCCATGAGGTGCTATACCCAGAACTGCTTCTGGAAGAAAAGCTCCAGCGGCAAGGTGATGGTCCCCTACACCGTGAGCAATGAGTACACCAGCTCAGAGAAGCAGTTGATCAGCAGCGCCTTGCAGGGCTTCGACGGCCCAACCTGTATCCGCTTCGTCCCCCGTAGCAACGAGTACGACTACATCACCGTGCAGAACCAAGGAGGATGTTTCTCCTCACTGGGCAAAGTGGGGGGTGCTCAGGTGCTCTCTCTCAGCAGGCAGGGCTGCCTCTACTACGGCATCGTCCAGCACGAGTTCAGCCACGCTCTGGGCTTCCAGCACGAACAGTGCAGAAGCGACCGTGACAGCTACATCAGGATCGTGTGGGAAAACATCGACCCTGCTCAGGCCTACAACTTCAACAAGCAGGACACCAACAACCTGAACACTCCCTATGACTACGGCTCCATCATGCACTATGACAGAACAGCCTTCTCCATCAACGGGAGAGCCACGATGGTCCCCATCCCCAACTCTAACGTCCAGATCGGCCAGAGGCAGGGCTTGTCCTCCTGGGACATCACAAGGATCAATAAGCTCTATGGCTGCTAG